gttttgattaagggaTACGGAGGTAGAAGAACCAAGCAGAGTTTGTAGGCgccaagagaaagaagaaatattTAAGGCCGGCTATTGTCCGTTCCCTCGCCAGACTTGGGCCACCGGAACCGCAAGCAAGAAAAAACTATGGACCATCAACACTGTTAGGCCATATATCTACCACCTAGATCGTCGGAACCGGAACCAGTAcaattttttccccattttttagattttggcaTTTGGGTATGAAACGTTACTattgattgagtttttttttttttttttcatatgtttaCATTTTATTCGTTTCTGTTTCGGGTTTTTGGGTTCTCTATCAAAATGTTTGTTATCTCAATTTTAGATATTTgcttttgttctgttttttagattacaaaaatcactaaaaatattGATTTCAGTTTGGGTGCTTCTGTTTCTAATCTTTACGAAACCATTGAGATTAAATAAGTATAGGATTGAAATCATTGGGTATTTCCGTTTCTAatgtttattttcctttttcaatcTTATTTTAGGTCTTTCTGCCAGAACATCATACACCCAGATAGAGTCCATAAGGCACAGAGAGACAGGCCGTATACCTGTAAAgttattgtttttggttttttccctTTCGTTTTCAAATATGGGGAttgaatatgatttaggtttgaatttcttGGTTTGGGTTGGTTTAGATTTAGCTATTTCAATTAGATTTGGTTTTGAGTTAGGCTTCCATTAGCATGCCGCTGATAGGTAATTTGgccagtttttaatttttaacattttaaattattgttgtgTTAGTTCTGGCTTGAATTagattggtttggttttgagtGATCATTTACAAAATTCATTACGATTagtattttttctcttttgaaaattgagaCTGCTAAGTTTTTGAAATTGACAGCACTGATCAGCTTTGCAATGCCTAAGATAGTAATCAATATATACATTTTAGTAATATGCTCGCatattgtttgataaaattctgctgttgttttttattctaaaatttatttttattgtttataatttaagttttatgaTGTGCATAATTCTCCTAAATTTATTGTTAATATTTCTTTTCATCTACTTTTGGTTTTTGAGTTGCTATGGTTGGATCGTTGGCCTTTGGTTCAATGGCATTAAAAAGGGGGTTTTAGCAAATTTTGAATTGTGTAGTTTTGGTATTTGATGTCCTCTACTTTAAGAATTCTCAGTTTATGCTCCATTTGTATTAatatgagactttttttttttttttttttcgtttgtttgtttgtgtttggctTGAATTAAAGTTTCTAGGTTATATCAAGCTTTGGTTTTATGTTTAGTCTATAGGTTATCTCAAGCTTGGTTTAATCAAAGAATCATGCTATTGTATTTTAATTCGACCATAAACTTCTTTAAGAGTAGCATCTAGATTTTTGAggggttttgtttgattctttgtttgtttACAGGCCTCAGCTTCTTTTCCAATGTCCTCCTTCAGTAACCCACAGATTATTTTCTACTTTCTGCCATGCATAGCAAACGACCAAATCTATAGAGTTTAGAAGCTGTCTGCAAATTCCTGCAATAGCAAAGTGAAAAGGTAGAGCTGTGTTTTTCcttcttctatatatatttttgaagcaTATTTCCTAAGACTTCACTGTCATCCAAGATGATATATTGATTGTTGGAACCATTTTTcacaattaatttaataatgaaTACTAGTGTGAAATTTGACGGTGCTTAGACCATGGAAAGGACTAAGAAGATTActtat
This genomic stretch from Quercus robur chromosome 4, dhQueRobu3.1, whole genome shotgun sequence harbors:
- the LOC126721175 gene encoding uncharacterized protein LOC126721175 isoform X2, which translates into the protein MLTHHGLREGYHHKPPLHPLSDYRNRYWDTEVEEPSRVCRRQEKEEIFKAGYCPFPRQTWATGTASKKKLWTINTVRPYIYHLDRRNRNQSFCQNIIHPDRVHKAQRDRPYTCGFMLCPYLLSVASAVCVCALPPSPLCNIYGRSTSSYCFFSYSN
- the LOC126721175 gene encoding uncharacterized protein LOC126721175 isoform X3 → MLTHHGLREGYHHKPPLHPLSDYRNRYWDTEVEEPSRVCRRQEKEEIFKAGYCPFPRQTWATGTASKKKLWTINTVRPYIYHLDRRNRNQSFCQNIIHPDRVHKAQRDRPYTCGFMLCPYLLSVASAVCVCALPPSPLCNIYGRIYDG
- the LOC126721175 gene encoding uncharacterized protein LOC126721175 isoform X1 encodes the protein MLTHHGLREGYHHKPPLHPLSDYRNRYWDTEVEEPSRVCRRQEKEEIFKAGYCPFPRQTWATGTASKKKLWTINTVRPYIYHLDRRNRNQSFCQNIIHPDRVHKAQRDRPYTCGFMLCPYLLSVASAVCVCALPPSPLCNIYGSCLGQVYVRQHQQ